One Flavobacteriales bacterium DNA window includes the following coding sequences:
- the rimM gene encoding 16S rRNA processing protein RimM — MRKDDCFYFGRIIKKNGFKGDLKLRFDVDYPEEYSELESVLVETKTGLVPFFFDTYILEDKGFVRAHLEGVDTEEAADRVVGSELYLPLNILPDLEGTDFYYHEVVGFEVLDEVFGSVGTITQVREGNAQDLLVIDRKGKEVLIPVIDEWIIALNREAKQMTVRTPEGLIDLYISGPGKDEEPDRD, encoded by the coding sequence ATGCGTAAGGATGACTGTTTCTACTTCGGTAGGATCATCAAAAAAAACGGGTTCAAAGGCGACCTGAAGCTTCGGTTCGACGTCGACTACCCGGAAGAGTATTCAGAATTGGAATCAGTACTGGTCGAAACCAAGACCGGACTCGTTCCTTTCTTTTTTGATACCTACATACTCGAAGACAAAGGATTCGTTCGCGCTCATCTCGAAGGCGTGGACACCGAAGAAGCCGCCGATCGCGTGGTCGGGTCTGAGCTATATCTACCACTCAACATTTTGCCGGATCTCGAAGGAACCGATTTCTACTATCACGAGGTGGTCGGATTCGAAGTTCTGGACGAAGTTTTTGGTTCGGTCGGAACCATTACCCAGGTGCGCGAAGGCAACGCCCAAGACCTCCTGGTGATTGATCGAAAAGGAAAAGAGGTACTGATACCCGTGATCGACGAGTGGATCATTGCCCTGAATCGAGAAGCAAAGCAAATGACCGTCCGAACTCCCGAAGGACTGATCGACCTGTACATCAGCGGTCCGGGTAAGGATGAAGAGCCCGATCGAGACTGA
- a CDS encoding methyltransferase yields MSGVFRFKKFNIEHVASAMKVVTDAILLGSWTKLPFTDARIVEDVGSGTGIIVLMMAQREPLVEVVGYEIDQASAREGQKNMTQSLWGDRCRCICGD; encoded by the coding sequence ATGTCGGGGGTTTTCAGGTTCAAGAAATTCAATATTGAACATGTCGCCTCTGCCATGAAAGTGGTGACCGATGCCATATTGCTGGGTTCATGGACCAAGCTGCCATTTACCGACGCCAGAATTGTCGAAGATGTCGGATCTGGTACGGGCATCATAGTGCTAATGATGGCTCAACGCGAACCTCTCGTCGAGGTCGTAGGATACGAGATCGATCAAGCATCGGCCCGCGAGGGCCAAAAAAACATGACCCAAAGTCTCTGGGGCGATCGCTGTCGCTGTATTTGTGGCGATTGA